A genomic segment from Limosilactobacillus sp. encodes:
- a CDS encoding cation-translocating P-type ATPase: MSAKFYQESTQDVIKQLRGTPQGLTTSEAQTRLKEDGPNALPAGEHLSLLQKFIAQFKDLMILILIVAAVVAAIAGEISDAIIILVVVILNAAFGVFQETKAENAIDALQKMSTPTTNVLRDGHVKQISSKDLVTGDVILLEAGDIIPADVRFLKTQNLKVEEAALTGESVPVDKNSETITDDSTVLGDQHNMGFMNTNVTAGTAEGIVTATGLQTEVGKIADMLNNAKPTTTPLQKNITHLSKVLSVLVLVMAVAIFLIGMLTHRESTLDMLLTAISLAVAAIPEGLPAIVTITLALGTQAMVKRNALIRKLPAVETLGATEIIASDKTGTLTKNQMTVEQVMIDGQLVASKDFDKADSAPLEKAMILANDAQEGDKQELLGDPTETALWQFYINKGVSIADFKAKYPRINSLPFDSERKLMSAVVKENSQPVLYTKGAVDELLARTNRILDHGQVRPITDADRETILKFNNDLAKQALRVLAYAYRPLAADEAHSSDSSRVEQSLIFIGLTGMIDPPRPEVKAAIKEAKQAGIRPLMITGDHKVTARTIAERLGIIEPGDEDGAITGAELNELSDAELKDNVEKYHVYARVAPEHKVRIVKAWQAHDKVVAMTGDGVNDAPALKAADIGVGMGITGTEVSKNAADVVLADDNFATIIAAVKEGRKVFANIQKAIQYLLSANLGEMLTLFLMTILNWAILTPVQILWINLVTDTFPAIALGVEPAEGDVMKQQPRGLHSSFLSNGTGSNIIYQGLLEGALTLGVYCLGITFPVHQSAALVHADALTMAYITLGLIQLAHAFNCKSLHGTIFKSGTFANHYFNWAIIVSTIALVVTVFVPQLNPIFHTTELNRMQWGIVLLAGILMVAVVEIVKFFQRQSNK, translated from the coding sequence ATGAGTGCGAAATTTTATCAAGAGAGTACCCAGGACGTCATCAAGCAACTGCGGGGAACGCCCCAGGGACTGACGACCAGCGAGGCCCAGACGAGGCTAAAGGAGGACGGGCCCAATGCCCTGCCAGCGGGGGAACACCTGTCCTTATTGCAAAAGTTCATCGCCCAGTTCAAGGACCTGATGATTCTGATCCTGATCGTGGCAGCAGTTGTGGCTGCCATTGCTGGCGAAATTTCTGATGCCATCATCATTCTAGTCGTCGTTATCCTGAACGCGGCCTTCGGAGTTTTCCAGGAGACCAAGGCGGAGAACGCGATTGACGCCTTGCAAAAGATGAGTACACCAACGACCAATGTGCTGCGGGATGGGCACGTCAAACAAATTTCCAGTAAGGACTTGGTGACGGGCGATGTGATCCTGCTGGAAGCCGGGGACATCATCCCGGCTGACGTTCGTTTTCTCAAGACGCAGAATCTCAAGGTCGAGGAGGCAGCCCTGACCGGTGAGTCGGTTCCGGTTGACAAAAACAGTGAAACGATCACTGACGATTCTACCGTTCTCGGCGACCAGCACAACATGGGCTTCATGAACACCAACGTAACGGCTGGGACGGCCGAGGGGATTGTGACGGCAACCGGGCTTCAGACCGAAGTGGGAAAGATCGCCGACATGCTCAATAATGCCAAGCCGACGACCACGCCTCTGCAGAAGAACATTACCCACCTGAGCAAGGTCCTCTCCGTGCTGGTTCTGGTGATGGCCGTTGCGATTTTCCTGATTGGGATGCTGACCCATCGGGAATCGACATTGGACATGCTGCTGACGGCAATTTCACTGGCGGTGGCTGCAATTCCAGAAGGGCTGCCAGCGATCGTCACGATTACTCTGGCCCTGGGAACCCAGGCGATGGTCAAGCGCAACGCCCTGATCCGGAAGCTGCCGGCAGTTGAAACGCTGGGCGCCACGGAGATCATCGCCTCAGACAAGACCGGGACGCTGACGAAGAATCAGATGACGGTCGAACAGGTGATGATCGATGGCCAGCTAGTTGCCAGCAAGGACTTCGACAAAGCAGACAGTGCTCCGCTGGAAAAGGCGATGATTTTGGCTAACGACGCCCAGGAAGGTGATAAGCAGGAGCTGCTTGGTGATCCGACTGAGACGGCCCTGTGGCAATTCTATATCAACAAGGGCGTCAGCATCGCGGATTTCAAGGCTAAGTACCCGCGGATTAACTCCCTGCCATTCGACTCCGAGCGGAAGCTGATGTCGGCGGTAGTCAAAGAAAATTCGCAGCCGGTTCTGTACACCAAGGGGGCCGTGGACGAACTGCTGGCCCGGACCAATCGCATCCTTGATCACGGGCAGGTACGGCCAATTACGGATGCCGACCGGGAAACTATTCTAAAGTTTAACAACGACCTGGCCAAGCAGGCGCTCCGGGTCCTGGCCTACGCCTACCGGCCGCTGGCGGCGGATGAAGCCCACAGTTCGGACTCCAGCCGGGTTGAGCAATCGTTGATTTTTATTGGTTTGACGGGGATGATCGATCCACCGCGTCCCGAGGTCAAGGCAGCCATCAAGGAGGCCAAGCAGGCTGGTATTCGGCCGCTGATGATCACCGGGGATCACAAGGTGACGGCGCGGACAATTGCCGAACGACTCGGCATTATCGAACCGGGCGACGAGGATGGCGCAATTACCGGGGCTGAATTAAACGAGCTGAGTGACGCGGAGCTCAAGGACAATGTCGAGAAGTACCACGTTTACGCCCGGGTGGCTCCCGAGCACAAGGTTCGGATCGTCAAGGCTTGGCAGGCCCACGATAAAGTAGTGGCCATGACCGGTGACGGGGTCAATGATGCCCCGGCACTGAAGGCAGCCGACATCGGGGTCGGCATGGGGATCACCGGGACCGAGGTTTCCAAGAACGCGGCCGACGTGGTTCTGGCCGATGACAACTTTGCGACGATCATTGCGGCAGTCAAGGAGGGGCGGAAGGTTTTCGCCAACATTCAAAAGGCGATTCAGTACCTGCTCTCCGCCAACCTGGGTGAGATGTTGACCCTTTTCCTGATGACGATCCTGAACTGGGCAATCTTGACCCCGGTCCAAATTCTCTGGATCAACCTGGTCACCGACACCTTCCCGGCGATCGCCCTTGGGGTTGAACCGGCGGAAGGGGACGTCATGAAGCAGCAGCCGCGGGGATTGCACTCCAGTTTCCTGTCGAACGGCACCGGATCCAACATCATCTATCAGGGCCTCTTGGAGGGAGCGTTGACCCTCGGGGTATACTGTCTGGGGATCACCTTCCCAGTTCACCAGAGTGCGGCCCTGGTCCACGCCGATGCTCTGACGATGGCCTACATCACGCTGGGACTGATCCAGCTGGCCCACGCCTTCAACTGTAAGTCATTGCACGGCACGATTTTTAAGAGTGGAACCTTTGCCAACCACTACTTCAACTGGGCAATCATCGTTTCGACCATTGCACTGGTAGTCACGGTCTTCGTTCCGCAGTTGAATCCAATCTTCCACACCACCGAGTTAAACAGGATGCAGTGGGGAATTGTCCTGCTGGCCGGGATCCTGATGGTGGCCGTGGTTGAAATCGTGAAGTTCTTCCAGCGGCAATCAAATAAGTAA
- a CDS encoding vitamin B12 independent methionine synthase, which yields MTQSTFKAPFRYDIVGSFLRPQGLKEARAKFAKGDLSREELTEVEDQFITDLIQKEKAVGLHAVTDGEFRRSWWHLDFLWGLKGVAKYDYKESYKFHGAKTRTDNAELAGKVAYNPEHPFFAAFKFTQQVAGDDAIAKQTIPSPTMLFRDNRSDNWPEFYDQRADYLADLSTAYHKTIQHFYDLGCRYLQIDDTTWAFLISKLNETKGQPEEHAKYVGLAEDAVTVINGALDGLPDDLTVTTHICRGNFKSTFLFSGGYTPVAKYLAQLNYDGFFLEYDSDRAGDFSPLATIWNNRQDVRIVLGLITSKSGKLEDRQKVIARIHEAAEHVPLANLCLSPQCGFASTEEGNILTEEQQWNKLKLIKSIADEVWG from the coding sequence ATGACTCAATCAACATTCAAAGCCCCATTTCGTTATGACATCGTCGGCAGCTTCCTGCGTCCACAAGGCTTAAAGGAGGCTCGGGCTAAATTTGCCAAGGGTGACCTTAGCCGGGAAGAACTAACTGAAGTCGAGGATCAGTTCATCACCGATCTGATTCAAAAGGAAAAGGCGGTGGGCCTGCATGCCGTGACGGACGGCGAGTTTCGCCGCAGCTGGTGGCACCTCGACTTTCTCTGGGGACTGAAGGGCGTGGCCAAGTATGATTACAAGGAAAGTTACAAATTCCACGGGGCCAAGACTCGAACGGACAACGCCGAACTTGCCGGCAAGGTTGCCTACAATCCCGAGCACCCCTTCTTCGCCGCCTTTAAGTTCACCCAACAGGTTGCAGGAGATGACGCGATTGCCAAGCAAACGATTCCCTCCCCGACGATGCTCTTCCGTGATAACCGTTCCGATAACTGGCCCGAATTCTATGACCAGCGCGCCGACTACCTAGCTGACTTGTCGACCGCCTATCATAAGACCATCCAGCACTTCTATGACCTCGGCTGCCGTTACCTGCAGATCGATGACACCACCTGGGCATTCCTTATCAGCAAGCTAAACGAAACCAAGGGGCAACCGGAAGAGCATGCCAAGTACGTCGGCCTGGCTGAGGATGCGGTCACGGTAATCAATGGTGCCTTGGATGGCCTGCCTGACGATCTAACCGTTACTACCCACATCTGTCGGGGAAACTTCAAGTCCACCTTCCTCTTCTCTGGTGGCTACACGCCGGTTGCCAAGTACCTCGCCCAGCTGAATTACGACGGCTTCTTCCTCGAGTACGACAGTGATCGTGCCGGCGACTTCTCACCGCTGGCCACCATTTGGAATAACCGCCAGGATGTCCGGATCGTCCTGGGTCTTATTACCTCGAAGTCCGGGAAATTGGAGGACCGGCAAAAAGTCATTGCCCGGATCCACGAAGCGGCCGAGCACGTCCCATTGGCAAACCTCTGTCTCAGCCCGCAGTGTGGCTTTGCCTCGACCGAAGAGGGAAACATTCTCACCGAAGAACAGCAATGGAATAAGCTCAAGCTAATCAAGTCAATTGCCGATGAAGTTTGGGGCTAG
- a CDS encoding cyclase family protein, producing MSANQNSVQSLVATLKSKEWVDLTHTFGPDSPRFPEFKPAKFETIFTHSDGFFVKQYTFPGQYGTHIDPPVHFYKDDDRYVEDLKLKDLVLPLVVIDFHKQAEQDPDRSLTVKDIKAWEKKHGEIPAGSFVALRTDWGKRWPSQAKFENKDDKGQNHYPGWSLDALKYIYETRHAAANGHETFDTDTAKEQQDGLVGEYYVLSHGHYQVELLDNLDRVPATGAEIFVSVAKPEKAPGFPVRAFAVFEQEQGKAANK from the coding sequence ATGTCAGCAAATCAAAATTCAGTTCAATCATTAGTTGCCACGCTCAAAAGCAAAGAATGGGTCGACTTAACCCATACCTTTGGGCCGGACAGTCCCCGCTTCCCGGAATTTAAGCCCGCTAAGTTTGAGACCATCTTCACGCACAGCGACGGTTTTTTCGTCAAGCAATACACCTTTCCTGGTCAATACGGAACGCACATTGATCCACCCGTTCACTTTTATAAGGACGACGATCGCTACGTCGAGGACCTCAAGCTCAAAGACCTGGTTTTGCCACTGGTGGTAATCGACTTCCACAAGCAGGCCGAGCAGGATCCCGACCGCAGTCTAACGGTTAAGGATATCAAGGCGTGGGAAAAGAAACATGGTGAAATCCCCGCGGGTTCATTCGTTGCCCTGCGTACCGATTGGGGCAAGCGTTGGCCATCCCAAGCTAAGTTTGAAAACAAGGACGACAAGGGACAAAATCACTACCCGGGTTGGTCACTGGACGCGCTGAAGTACATTTACGAAACGCGCCACGCCGCTGCCAATGGTCACGAAACTTTTGATACCGATACGGCAAAGGAACAGCAGGATGGGCTAGTCGGCGAGTACTATGTTCTGTCACACGGCCACTACCAGGTCGAACTGCTGGATAACCTTGATCGGGTTCCCGCCACTGGGGCAGAGATCTTTGTTTCGGTTGCCAAGCCGGAAAAGGCCCCCGGATTCCCGGTTCGTGCCTTTGCTGTCTTTGAACAGGAACAGGGAAAAGCTGCTAATAAATAA
- a CDS encoding L-lactate dehydrogenase produces MHKIGIIGLGHVGTTVAHILLMKGLADELVLIDQDEKKVAAEYNDFGDSFPRTNHSAVIKQNDYGELADADIVITAFGDIEATNRTGDRFAELPINKKNAREVGAKIKESGFNGILINISNPCDAVLGVLQEATGLPYERIFGTGTSLDTARMQRAVGTTFNEAPQNVDGYVLGEHGNTQFTAWSTIHLDGIPVTKLADEGKVDLDGLATTIRNGAFTIMAGKGYTCFGVATCAALLVEAVFTNKHLFGPVSVYMEKYGCYVGYPAVVGAHGIEDIHEIKLTAEEEELLAKSAETIKDKMKD; encoded by the coding sequence ATGCATAAGATTGGAATTATTGGACTTGGTCACGTTGGGACCACCGTTGCTCACATCTTATTGATGAAGGGACTGGCCGATGAGCTGGTACTGATTGATCAGGACGAAAAGAAAGTTGCGGCAGAGTACAATGACTTTGGGGACTCGTTCCCGCGGACCAATCATTCCGCGGTGATCAAACAGAATGACTATGGTGAACTGGCCGATGCTGACATTGTGATCACGGCATTTGGGGACATTGAAGCCACGAACCGGACTGGTGACCGGTTCGCCGAACTGCCAATCAACAAGAAAAATGCCCGCGAGGTTGGTGCAAAGATCAAGGAAAGCGGTTTTAACGGCATCCTGATCAACATTTCTAATCCGTGTGACGCGGTACTGGGTGTTCTCCAGGAAGCAACCGGTCTGCCGTATGAGCGGATCTTCGGAACTGGGACTTCGCTGGACACGGCCCGGATGCAGCGGGCGGTTGGAACGACCTTCAACGAGGCACCGCAAAACGTTGATGGTTACGTCCTTGGTGAGCACGGGAACACCCAGTTTACTGCTTGGTCAACGATTCACCTGGACGGGATCCCGGTAACCAAGCTGGCCGATGAGGGCAAGGTTGACCTTGATGGCCTGGCCACCACGATTCGGAACGGGGCCTTCACGATCATGGCTGGTAAGGGCTACACCTGCTTTGGCGTTGCTACCTGCGCAGCACTGCTGGTTGAGGCGGTCTTCACCAACAAGCACCTCTTCGGACCGGTTTCCGTTTACATGGAGAAGTACGGTTGCTACGTCGGCTACCCAGCTGTTGTTGGTGCCCACGGGATTGAGGACATCCATGAGATTAAATTGACGGCCGAAGAAGAAGAGTTGCTGGCAAAGTCCGCTGAGACAATTAAGGATAAGATGAAGGATTAG
- a CDS encoding SDR family NAD(P)-dependent oxidoreductase produces MADEKVALITGASSGIGYGITEVFAANGVNVAMVALGAETLNEKTQEIRDQYHVEALPIVANIANEDEVNHAVQETIEKFGHLDYAVNDAGISGTFKAFHELTSADFDKTMGVDLRGTFLSMSAEIKQFVKQGYGSVVNITALGTEVAAPSMSLYIAAKAGIVGFTHAVAMDYADKGIRVNAVSPGAVRTNMTKAVLDDTSEGSFGQLLLNGIPNKRAADPKEIGEAVYFVASEKASYMTGQNVCVDGGASTGNN; encoded by the coding sequence ATGGCTGACGAAAAAGTTGCCTTAATTACGGGTGCTAGTTCAGGAATTGGTTACGGAATCACGGAAGTTTTCGCAGCTAACGGTGTCAACGTTGCAATGGTTGCGCTCGGGGCTGAGACGCTAAATGAAAAGACTCAAGAGATTCGGGATCAATACCACGTCGAAGCCTTACCAATTGTTGCGAACATTGCAAATGAAGATGAAGTTAATCACGCGGTTCAAGAGACAATTGAAAAGTTTGGTCACCTTGACTACGCGGTTAATGATGCAGGAATCAGTGGAACATTCAAGGCCTTTCATGAACTGACCAGTGCCGATTTCGATAAGACGATGGGGGTTGACCTCCGCGGGACCTTCCTGTCAATGAGCGCCGAAATTAAGCAGTTCGTTAAGCAGGGCTACGGTTCGGTTGTCAACATTACCGCCCTCGGCACCGAGGTTGCGGCACCATCAATGTCGCTCTACATTGCTGCTAAGGCCGGCATCGTTGGCTTTACCCATGCCGTAGCAATGGACTACGCCGACAAGGGCATTCGGGTTAACGCTGTTTCACCTGGTGCGGTCCGGACCAACATGACCAAGGCCGTTCTCGACGACACCAGCGAGGGCAGCTTCGGTCAATTGCTGCTGAACGGAATTCCAAATAAGCGTGCCGCGGATCCAAAGGAAATTGGTGAAGCTGTTTACTTTGTTGCTTCCGAAAAGGCCTCTTACATGACCGGCCAGAACGTCTGTGTCGATGGTGGGGCTTCAACTGGTAATAACTAA
- a CDS encoding nucleotide pyrophosphohydrolase codes for MNYDQTLELLKNFRDQRGWAKFHNLKDLAISVNLEASEILEIFQWQPADQSLSPEERKHLQDEMADTMIYLIYMFDKLDVDPGQAIREKVEYNHSRKWPKIDQK; via the coding sequence ATGAACTACGATCAAACATTAGAGTTGCTAAAAAACTTTCGTGATCAAAGGGGATGGGCCAAGTTTCATAATTTAAAGGATCTGGCAATCTCCGTTAATCTTGAGGCCAGCGAAATTCTCGAAATCTTTCAATGGCAACCCGCTGACCAGTCATTAAGCCCAGAAGAGAGGAAGCATCTTCAGGATGAAATGGCGGATACAATGATCTATCTGATCTACATGTTTGATAAATTAGATGTTGATCCCGGACAGGCGATTCGTGAGAAGGTTGAGTACAACCATTCTCGTAAATGGCCGAAGATTGACCAAAAGTAG
- a CDS encoding LTA synthase family protein, producing the protein MRNKVKLSWPLLIYGLLVLLAFWGTVLHWQTGLLQAGSIGGLAGWELLKVLGGTSAIIIPMLVGYYQGPIHRRWPLALGYGLVGAVTFSLAHWLPSGGGTTERYLVQQIFITWLGTLLLWMAAPVLHRILHRWQAKQRRTVILALIGVFLVLEILGWQMLLGFAGGRSLVWLAFLFTIGDWLATDRAWWQRFSRWFYLVLGLISWLLTALTIWLHNSRVDYNPHRGLLVDHLHQLIGIAPCQPLLLITSVLLLMAVGYHHLAISLADLGRGILTLNLLGIPLAFAPVASKIPWLLCWIVLTAAIITGLPLLFERLFADVSWTISGAAIRRWAGRVIRFGWPLLLTYLILWLLTVASFALLWNNDWTMVTWAVTKRAAIININTLMIFAICLVLMAITNRWWLSSGITIAFYIGWIVASQLKIAAREEPILPTDMSTLTAPKEMLGMVDSKTIVAVVGGAILLLGVCAWLEHRYGHPRLRWWGRLGVALVAVLFLGSFTRANHSNSLTFKQLQKYHDIPYFYKQIRGAQMNGTLLQFANNIDVHVMTKPVGYSAARMHQIEQRYTTVGAKINQDRQHGTVGRQNLVFVLSESFADPSRVPGMKVHGGDPLPFLHQLEKHTTSGLMLSSGYGGGTANMEYQALTGLAVASFSPTMPTPYSQLVPYQKRAWSINQLFNYSIGIHPFTANLYSRKTVYHKFGFAKFYHFGSADKLTYTKKIYHNPKVSDDSTYKEITLNLRRQPHGKFVQVATMQNHMPYQNYYRHNHYSISGDNFSEGQENSIETYIQGIHYTDTALKSWIHQLDELDQPTTVVWYGDHLPGIYNKVSMSKYGVPLHETDYFIYSNKAARRLNHDRIVNQHQLVSPNVFGALALAKMDMKVSPYYALLTKVSEEIPATSLPLDGSSKNNTAHQGGISFVDQHGKEVKLNAKQRQLYHDYQLVQYDLTAGHGYLMKDRFLKSVAK; encoded by the coding sequence TTGAGAAATAAAGTAAAACTGTCCTGGCCACTCCTGATCTATGGGCTACTGGTGTTGCTGGCATTTTGGGGTACCGTCCTTCACTGGCAAACCGGCTTGCTGCAGGCCGGGAGTATTGGGGGCCTCGCCGGTTGGGAACTACTGAAGGTGCTAGGCGGAACCAGCGCCATCATCATTCCCATGCTGGTCGGGTATTATCAGGGGCCGATCCACCGTCGTTGGCCGCTGGCCTTGGGCTATGGTCTGGTGGGGGCGGTAACATTTTCACTTGCCCACTGGCTGCCTAGTGGTGGCGGCACTACCGAACGCTATCTAGTCCAGCAGATCTTCATCACATGGTTGGGCACTCTCTTGCTGTGGATGGCCGCACCGGTGCTTCACCGAATTCTGCATCGTTGGCAAGCCAAGCAGCGACGAACAGTTATCCTTGCCCTCATCGGTGTCTTCTTGGTGCTGGAAATTCTGGGTTGGCAGATGCTGCTCGGTTTTGCCGGGGGCCGCAGCCTGGTCTGGTTGGCATTTCTGTTTACGATCGGCGACTGGCTGGCCACCGATCGTGCCTGGTGGCAGCGCTTCTCTCGCTGGTTCTACTTAGTGCTCGGCTTGATTTCCTGGCTGCTGACCGCGCTGACAATCTGGCTGCACAACAGTCGGGTTGATTATAATCCGCATCGCGGCCTGCTGGTGGATCATCTGCACCAACTGATCGGAATCGCTCCCTGTCAGCCGCTCCTGCTGATCACCAGCGTCCTGCTGCTGATGGCGGTTGGCTACCATCACTTGGCAATTAGTTTGGCCGATCTGGGACGGGGAATCCTGACCCTTAACTTGCTGGGCATCCCGCTGGCCTTTGCTCCGGTAGCTTCGAAGATCCCTTGGCTGCTCTGCTGGATCGTTTTGACGGCCGCCATCATCACTGGCCTGCCGCTATTGTTTGAGCGACTATTCGCCGACGTATCCTGGACGATCAGTGGGGCGGCAATTCGACGGTGGGCCGGTCGGGTTATTCGATTTGGCTGGCCGCTGCTTTTGACCTATCTGATATTGTGGCTGCTGACGGTGGCATCGTTCGCCCTCCTGTGGAACAACGACTGGACGATGGTCACCTGGGCAGTAACTAAGCGGGCGGCAATCATCAACATCAATACCCTGATGATCTTTGCCATCTGCCTGGTCCTGATGGCCATCACCAATCGCTGGTGGCTGAGCAGCGGAATCACGATTGCCTTCTATATTGGCTGGATCGTTGCCAGTCAGCTAAAGATTGCGGCACGGGAGGAACCAATCCTGCCGACCGACATGTCAACCCTGACCGCCCCAAAGGAAATGCTGGGGATGGTCGATAGTAAGACCATCGTCGCCGTGGTTGGTGGAGCCATCCTGCTTTTAGGGGTCTGTGCCTGGTTGGAACACCGCTATGGGCATCCCCGCCTGCGCTGGTGGGGTCGCCTCGGGGTTGCACTGGTGGCCGTGCTGTTCCTGGGATCATTCACCCGGGCCAACCACAGTAATTCGCTGACCTTTAAACAGTTGCAGAAGTACCACGACATTCCGTACTTCTACAAGCAGATCCGTGGTGCCCAAATGAATGGTACGCTGCTCCAGTTTGCCAACAACATCGACGTCCACGTCATGACCAAGCCGGTGGGGTATTCGGCGGCCCGGATGCACCAGATCGAGCAGCGCTACACGACTGTTGGCGCCAAGATCAATCAGGATCGCCAGCACGGCACGGTTGGCCGGCAGAACCTGGTCTTCGTGCTTAGCGAGAGTTTTGCTGATCCATCCCGGGTTCCGGGGATGAAGGTCCACGGTGGCGACCCGCTGCCGTTCCTTCACCAGCTTGAAAAGCACACCACCAGCGGTCTGATGCTCAGTTCCGGTTACGGCGGGGGAACCGCCAACATGGAATACCAGGCGCTGACCGGGCTGGCGGTCGCCAGTTTCTCGCCGACGATGCCGACACCGTATTCTCAGTTAGTGCCGTACCAAAAGCGAGCCTGGTCGATCAACCAGCTCTTCAATTATAGTATTGGGATCCATCCCTTCACGGCCAATCTATATAGCCGTAAGACCGTCTACCACAAGTTCGGCTTCGCGAAGTTCTACCACTTCGGCAGTGCCGACAAGCTGACCTACACGAAAAAAATCTACCATAATCCAAAGGTCAGCGACGATTCGACCTATAAGGAAATCACGTTGAATCTGCGTCGTCAGCCCCATGGCAAGTTCGTTCAGGTGGCGACGATGCAGAATCACATGCCCTACCAAAACTACTACAGGCATAATCATTATTCGATCAGTGGTGACAACTTCAGTGAGGGCCAAGAAAATTCGATTGAAACCTACATCCAGGGAATTCACTATACCGACACCGCGCTTAAAAGCTGGATCCACCAGCTGGACGAGCTCGACCAGCCAACCACGGTGGTTTGGTACGGTGACCACTTGCCGGGAATCTACAACAAGGTCTCAATGAGCAAGTATGGGGTCCCGCTGCACGAGACCGACTACTTCATCTATAGCAACAAGGCTGCTCGGCGCCTTAATCATGACCGAATTGTCAACCAGCACCAACTGGTCAGCCCGAACGTCTTTGGGGCGCTGGCCCTGGCGAAGATGGACATGAAGGTTTCCCCGTACTACGCGCTCCTGACCAAGGTGTCAGAAGAGATCCCGGCGACCTCGCTGCCGCTGGATGGGTCTTCCAAGAACAACACTGCGCACCAGGGCGGGATCAGCTTTGTCGACCAGCACGGTAAGGAGGTTAAGCTGAACGCTAAGCAGCGACAACTTTACCATGACTACCAGCTGGTTCAATACGACCTGACAGCGGGACACGGCTACTTGATGAAGGACCGCTTCCTGAAGAGCGTTGCTAAGTAA